A region from the Populus trichocarpa isolate Nisqually-1 chromosome 18, P.trichocarpa_v4.1, whole genome shotgun sequence genome encodes:
- the LOC18111056 gene encoding heparanase-like protein 3, producing the protein MIYLQNWQMGLCLLVCIISCCFISVSSQSAVAGNDNNSVVEGTVFIDGKSSIGKIDENSICATLDWWPPEKCDYGTCSWDHASLINLDLNNSILLNAIKAFSPLKIRIGGTLQDKVIYDTEDNKQPCVQFVKNTREMFGFTQGCLPMYRWDELNAFFKKSGAEIIFGLNALTGRSMKSDGSAVGAWNYSNAESFISYTIKKNYSIYGWELGNELCGSGVGTRVAAAQYASDTISLYNIVKKIYSSIEPKPLVIAPGGFYDANWFKEFVDKTGNSVDAITHHIYNLGPGVDTHLIEKILNPSYLDGEARTFNSLQSTLKSSATSAVAWVGESGGAYNSGRNLVTNAFVFSFWYLDQLGMASSYDTKTYCRQSLIGGNYGLLNTTTFVPNPDYYSALLWHRLMGRNVLSTSFSGTKKIRAYTHCAKQSKGITLLLINLDSSTTVDVNVKFNSTLGLHRKHKTHRSHETKVIRLLEGSTSEITREEYHLTAKDGDLHSRIMLLNGNILTVNSSGDIPSFEPLLVNSSKPIMVAPFSIVFVQMSYVLPACS; encoded by the exons ATGATTTATTTGCAGAACTGGCAAATGGGGCTGTGCTTGCTGGTCTGTATCATTAGCTGTTGCTTCATTTCTGTGAGTTCACAAAGTGCTGTTGCTGGAAATGATAATAACAGTGTTGTTGAAGGAACTGTTTTCATAGATGGAAAATCTTCCATTGGAAAGATTGATGAAAATTCCATTTGTGCCACCTTAGATTGGTGGCCACCTGAGAAATGTGATTATGGGACATGCAGCTGGGATCATGCTTCTCTCATTAATCTG GATCTTAACAACAGCATCTTGTTAAATGCCATAAAGG CTTTTTCGCCATTGAAAATCAGAATAGGGGGCACTTTGCAAGATAAGGTCATTTATGACACCGAAGATAATAAGCAACCTTGTGTCCAATTTGTCAAAAACACCAGGGAGATGTTTGGTTTCACTCAGGGTTGCTTACCAATGTATAGATGGGATGAACTTAATGCCTTTTTCAAGAAATCTGG GGCTGAAATTATATTTGGGTTAAATGCTCTCACTGGCCGATCCATGAAATCTGATGGTTCTGCAGTAGGAGCTTGGAACTACTCTAATGCAGAATCATTTATAAGCTATACTATCAAGAAGAACTACTCTATTTATGGCTGGGAGCTCG GAAATGAATTATGTGGGAGTGGTGTTGGAACAAGAGTTGCAGCAGCTCAGTATGCTTCTGATACAATTTCCCTGTATAACATAGTGAAAAAGATTTACAGCAGCATTGAACCGAAACCGCTAGTTATAGCACCTGGAGGATTCTATGATGCAAATTGGTTCAAAGAGTTTGTAGATAAAACAGGCAATTCTGTAGATGCTATCACCCACCACATATACAATCTTGGTCCAG GAGTTGATACACATCTCATTGAAAAGATCCTTAacccatcctatcttgatgGTGAGGCTAGGACCTTCAATAGCCTCCAAAGCACTCTCAAGAGTTCTGCAACTTCAGCAGTTGCATGGGTTGGTGAATCAGGAGGGGCTTACAACAGTGGCCGTAACCTTGTTACCAATGCATTCGTGTTTAGTTTCTG GTATTTGGATCAGCTTGGGATGGCATCATCTTATGATACAAAAACGTACTGCAgacagtcattgattggtggCAATTATGGTTTACTCAACACTACTACTTTTGTTCCAAATCCGGATTACTACAG TGCTCTTCTTTGGCACCGCTTAATGGGAAGAAATGTTCTATCAACCAGCTTTTCTGGAACGAAAAAAATTCGTGCATATACTCATTGCGCAAAACAATCT AAGGGGATCACATTACTACTAATCAACCTTGACAGTAGCACGACTGTTGATGTCAATGTAAAATTCAACAGCACTTTGGGATTGCACCGTAAACACAAGACTCACAGGTCTCATGAAACAAAGGTCATTCGACTGCTTGAAGGATCCACAAGTGAGATAACAAGAGAAGAATACCATCTAACAGCAAAAGATGGAGATTTACACAGCCGAATAATGCTACTCAATGGGAACATTTTAACAGTAAATTCATCCGGGGACATACCTTCCTTCGAGCCACTACTTGTAAATTCATCAAAGCCGATAATGGTTGCTCCTTTCTCTATTGTATTCGTTCAAATGTCATATGTTCTCCCTGCTTGCAGTTAG
- the LOC18111057 gene encoding probable anion transporter 6, chloroplastic: protein MANLTLKAKSFCSLSHNTNTQTSVFKTTTSFKNNSLNFLHSGNSLKFRVWCGVKEKENVKEGERVPDVLAGLKKADELDPKRGSSLDFEQRLGDDSGSSEVGFDWKWPPWKNIPLRYKLIGTTSLAFVICNMDKVNLSVAIIPMSHQFGWNASTAGLVQSSFFWGYALSQLPGGWLAKIFGGRKVLQIGVLTWSVATALLPFLAGYMPGFVLSRVLVGIGEGVSPSAATDLIARSIPLEERSRAVAFVFGGLSVGSVTGLLLAPPLIQNFGWASVFYIFGFLGVAWFLGFQYLEEGQASFAAKPTSRSQTIYSEKSSSNALAELGGSLKDVPWKAFFQTPAVWAMIYAHFCGSWGHYTCLSWLPSYFSEELSLNLTEAAWVSILPPLASVFVTSIAAQLADKLISNGVEITTVRKICQTIAFLSPALCMTLSSVDLGLPPWEIVGILTAGLALSSFALSGLYCTHQDMSPEYASILLGITNTVGAIPGIVGIPLTGYLLDTTHSWSIALFVPSIFFYLTGTIVWLAFASSKPTNFSNTD, encoded by the exons atggcaAACTTAACACTCAAAGCAAAGAGCTTTTGCTCTCTCTCACACAACACAAACACACAAACCTCAGTCTTCAAAACAACCACCTCATTCAAGAACAATTCTTTAAATTTCCTTCACTCTGGAAACAGCTTGAAGTTCAGGGTTTGGTGTGGTgttaaagagaaagagaacgTGAAAGAAGGTGAGAGGGTCCCTGATGTACTCGCTGGACTAAAAAAAGCTGATGAGTTGGACCCCAAGAGGGGttcaagtttggattttgagCAGAGATTGGGGGATGATAGTGGGTCTAGTGAGGTGGGTTTTGATTGGAAATGGCCTCCATGGAAGAATATCCCTCTGAGATATAAGCTTATTGGCACTACATCACTTGCCTTTGTTATTTGTAATATGGACAAG GTGAACTTGAGTGTTGCAATAATTCCTATGTCTCACCAATTTGGATGGAATGCATCAACGGCTGGGCTAGTGCAATCATCCTTCTTTTGGGGTTATGCTTTGAGCCAATTACCAGGAGGTTGGCTTGCTAAGATTTTTGGTGGGAG AAAAGTTCTTCAGATTGGAGTATTGACATGGTCAGTGGCTACAGcacttcttccttttcttgctGGATATATGCCCGGATTTGTGTTGTCAAGGGTTTTG GTTGGAATAGGAGAAGGAGTTTCCCCCTCTGCAGCAACTGACCTCATTGCCAG GTCGATACCTTTGGAAGAGCGATCACGAGCTGTAGCATTTGTCTTTGGGGGACTAAGTGTAGGAAGTGTTACAGG GCTTCTTTTAGCTCCTCCGCTTATTCAAAATTTTGGTTGGGCAtctgtattttatatatttggcTTTCTTGGGGTGGCCTG GTTTTTGGGGTTTCAATATCTTGAAGAGGGACAGGCTTCATTCGCTGCCAAACCTACTTCAC GGTCCCAAACTATCTATTCGGAAAAATCATCAAGTAATGCTCTTGCAGAGTTGGGTGGCTCACTGAAG GATGTTCCATGGAAGGCATTTTTCCAAACCCCAGCTGTATGGGCAATGATATATGCTCACTTTTGTGGAAGTTGGGGTCATTATACTTGTTTATCTTGGCTTCCTTCTTATTTTAG TGAGGAGCTGAGCCTGAATTTGACAGAAGCTGCATGG GTTTCTATCCTTCCTCCCTTGGCTTCAGTTTTCGTGACTAGCATTGCCGCACAGCTTGCTGACAAGTTAATTTCCAATGGAGTTGAAATCACTACG GTGAGAAAGATTTGCCAAACAATTGCCTTTTTGTCTCCTGCTCTTTGCATGACTCTCTCCTCTGTGGATCTAGGATTGCCTCCCTGGGAGATTGTGGGGATTCTCACTGCTGGCTTAGCCCTCTCAAGCTTTGCCTTGTCTG GACTTTACTGTACGCATCAAGATATGTCTCCTGAATATGCAAGTATACTTTTG GGCATTACCAACACTGTCGGAGCAATACCTGGAATTGTAGGGATTCCCTTGACTGGTTATCTACTAGATACAACTCATTCATGGAGT ATTGCATTGTTCGTtccatcaattttcttttacttgACCGGTACCATTGTATGGTTGGCATTTGCCAGCAGCAAGCCTACAAACTTTTCCAACACGGATTGA
- the LOC18111058 gene encoding protein SRG1-like, whose product MAAMAELISNSVQEMATNGQEPPVKYFSKGNDAGVLDAPVPLIEIPVVDLGLLTSPLTSAQELEKLKLALSSWGCFQVINHGMTSSFLDKIREVSKQFFGFPMEEKQKYSREADSIEGYGNDMILSDHQTVDWTDRLYLTISPEDQRKIKFWPENPKDFRETLHEYTVKLQETNDFLLRAMARSLNLEESCFLDQYGEQPLVTARFNFYPPCPRPDRILGVKPHADASAVTFLLQDKEVEGLQFLKDNEWFRVPIIPHALLVNVGDQVEIMSNGIFKSPVHRVVTNTERERNTLAVFCIPESDNEIKPADQLISETRPSLYKKVKDYVSIYFQYYQQGKRPIEAVKI is encoded by the exons ATGGCTGCCATGGCAGAGTTGATATCAAATTCAGTCCAAGAAATGGCTACCAATGGACAAGAACCACCAGTGAAGTATTTCTCTAAAGGAAATGATGCTGGAGTCCTTGATGCTCCTGTTCCTTTAATTGAAATCCCAGTTGTTGATCTTGGTCTCCTTACTTCTCCATTAACCAGTGCCCAAGAACTTGAGAAGCTTAAATTAGCTCTCAGCTCATGGGGCTGCTTTCAG gtAATAAATCATGGAATGACGAGTTCCTTTTTAGACAAAATTCGTGAAGTTAGCAAGCAATTCTTCGGATTTCCGATGGAAGAGAAGCAGAAATACTCCAGAGAAGCTGACAGCATTGAAGGGTATGGAAATGACATGATTCTTTCAGACCACCAAACAGTTGACTGGACTGATCGATTGTATCTTACCATTAGCCCAGAAGACCAGAGAAAGATCAAATTTTGGCCCGAAAATCCTAAAGATTTtag GGAAACCCTACATGAATACACCGTGAAGTTACAAGAGACAAATGACTTTCTCCTTAGAGCCATGGCGAGGTCATTGAACTTGGAGGAAAGCTGCTTTCTAGACCAGTATGGAGAACAACCACTTGTGACTGCAAGGTTTAACTTCTATCCTCCATGTCCAAGGCCTGATCGAATTCTTGGCGTTAAGCCTCATGCAGATGCTTCGGCAGTTACCTTCCTCTTGCAAGACAAAGAAGTGGAAGGTCTTCAATTCCTGAAAGACAACGAGTGGTTTAGAGTTCCCATCATTCCACATGCTCTTCTAGTCAATGTCGGAGATCAAGTAGAG ATAATGAGCAATGGAATATTCAAGAGCCCAGTACACAGGGTGGTGACAAACACAGAAAGGGAGAGGAACACTCTGGCTGTATTCTGCATTCCTGAGTCAGATAATGAAATCAAACCAGCAGATCAGCTGATCAGCGAAACGAGGCCAAGTTTATACAAGAAGGTGAAAGATTATGTTAGTATCTACTTTCAATACTACCAACAAGGGAAACGGCCAATAGAAGCAGTAAAGATTTGA
- the LOC18111059 gene encoding protein SRG1 isoform X2, with protein MADNLFPTKIESKSKSVQELVMNNEEPPGNYFYEDGVNGVLDRSLPVLEMPVIDISRLTSPSTSREEVEKLHSALISCGCFMFFALPMEEKLKYSRAVDSTEGYGNDMILSEDQILDWTDRLYLIVSPEDQRQFKFWPEKPEIFREILQEYTTKLKVIVEVVLKAMARSLNLEDNCFLDKYGERALMQARFNFFPPCPRPDRSLGLKPHADGSAITIVLQDKEVEGLQFLKDDQWFRVPIQLPHALLINVGDQSEVMSNGFFKSPVHRVVTNSERERTSVAVFCSPDPDNDIEPVDGAVSETRPRLYKKVQDYVSKYFQYYQEGKRPIEAVKI; from the exons ATGGCTGATAATCTTTTTCCTACCAAAatagaatcaaaatcaaaatctgtCCAAGAGTTGGTCATGAACAACGAAGAACCTCCTGGAAATTATTTCTATGAAGATGGTGTTAATGGAGTCCTAGACCGTTCTCTTCCAGTGTTGGAGATGCCAGTTATTGATATAAGCCGCCTCACATCTCCGTCAACAAGCAGAGAGGAAGTTGAAAAACTCCACTCAGCTCTCATCTCATGTGGCTGCtttatg TTCTTTGCACTTCCAATGGAAGAGAAGTTGAAGTACTCCAGAGCAGTTGATAGCACAGAAGGTTATGGAAATGACATGATCCTTTCAGAAGATCAAATACTTGATTGGACAGACAGATTATATCTTATAGTAAGCCCAGAAGATCAGCGACAGTTCAAATTTTGGCCTGAAAAACCTGAAATTTTTAG GGAAATTTTGCAAGAATATACCACAAAGTTAAAGGTGATAGTTGAAGTTGTTCTCAAAGCCATGGCAAGGTCATTAAACTTGGAAGACAACTGCTTTCTGGACAAGTACGGAGAAAGGGCATTAATGCAGGCCAGATTCAACTTCTTTCCTCCCTGTCCGAGGCCTGACCGATCTCTTGGCCTGAAACCACACGCAGATGGATCAGCAATCACCATCGTCCTGCAAGACAAAGAAGTCGAAGGGCTTCAGTTCCTTAAAGATGATCAATGGTTTAGAGTTCCTATCCAGCTTCCTCATGCTCTTCTTATTAATGTTGGTGATCAATCAGAG GTAATGAGCAATGGGTTTTTCAAGAGCCCAGTCCACAGAGTAGTGACAAATTCAGAAAGGGAGAGGACTTCCGTGGCTGTGTTCTGTTCTCCAGACCCAGACAACGACATTGAACCTGTGGATGGGGCAGTCAGTGAGACGAGGCCGAGATTATACAAGAAGGTGCAAGATTATGTCAGCAAGTACTTTCAGTACTATCAGGAAGGGAAGAGGCCAATAGAAGCagtgaaaatttaa
- the LOC18111059 gene encoding protein SRG1 isoform X1, whose protein sequence is MADNLFPTKIESKSKSVQELVMNNEEPPGNYFYEDGVNGVLDRSLPVLEMPVIDISRLTSPSTSREEVEKLHSALISCGCFMSINHGITGVFLDQVRSVTAQFFALPMEEKLKYSRAVDSTEGYGNDMILSEDQILDWTDRLYLIVSPEDQRQFKFWPEKPEIFREILQEYTTKLKVIVEVVLKAMARSLNLEDNCFLDKYGERALMQARFNFFPPCPRPDRSLGLKPHADGSAITIVLQDKEVEGLQFLKDDQWFRVPIQLPHALLINVGDQSEVMSNGFFKSPVHRVVTNSERERTSVAVFCSPDPDNDIEPVDGAVSETRPRLYKKVQDYVSKYFQYYQEGKRPIEAVKI, encoded by the exons ATGGCTGATAATCTTTTTCCTACCAAAatagaatcaaaatcaaaatctgtCCAAGAGTTGGTCATGAACAACGAAGAACCTCCTGGAAATTATTTCTATGAAGATGGTGTTAATGGAGTCCTAGACCGTTCTCTTCCAGTGTTGGAGATGCCAGTTATTGATATAAGCCGCCTCACATCTCCGTCAACAAGCAGAGAGGAAGTTGAAAAACTCCACTCAGCTCTCATCTCATGTGGCTGCtttatg TCAATAAATCATGGAATCACTGGTGTATTCTTGGACCAAGTACGTTCAGTTACTGCGCAGTTCTTTGCACTTCCAATGGAAGAGAAGTTGAAGTACTCCAGAGCAGTTGATAGCACAGAAGGTTATGGAAATGACATGATCCTTTCAGAAGATCAAATACTTGATTGGACAGACAGATTATATCTTATAGTAAGCCCAGAAGATCAGCGACAGTTCAAATTTTGGCCTGAAAAACCTGAAATTTTTAG GGAAATTTTGCAAGAATATACCACAAAGTTAAAGGTGATAGTTGAAGTTGTTCTCAAAGCCATGGCAAGGTCATTAAACTTGGAAGACAACTGCTTTCTGGACAAGTACGGAGAAAGGGCATTAATGCAGGCCAGATTCAACTTCTTTCCTCCCTGTCCGAGGCCTGACCGATCTCTTGGCCTGAAACCACACGCAGATGGATCAGCAATCACCATCGTCCTGCAAGACAAAGAAGTCGAAGGGCTTCAGTTCCTTAAAGATGATCAATGGTTTAGAGTTCCTATCCAGCTTCCTCATGCTCTTCTTATTAATGTTGGTGATCAATCAGAG GTAATGAGCAATGGGTTTTTCAAGAGCCCAGTCCACAGAGTAGTGACAAATTCAGAAAGGGAGAGGACTTCCGTGGCTGTGTTCTGTTCTCCAGACCCAGACAACGACATTGAACCTGTGGATGGGGCAGTCAGTGAGACGAGGCCGAGATTATACAAGAAGGTGCAAGATTATGTCAGCAAGTACTTTCAGTACTATCAGGAAGGGAAGAGGCCAATAGAAGCagtgaaaatttaa
- the LOC112325077 gene encoding uncharacterized protein LOC112325077: MERISAACAMEWSIELEKALRSKKPGQAIEGIQRIGKRIQEWSKEPKPTMAVYNMFGLVTGEDTLFANTILLRLADAFRFGDRETRVSIVKVFLLELKSRDNKKMKGRQYRGILSKDRVQNHVELLKRVKIVFDTGDVDSKALALALFGCWAPFAKDSAHIRYLILSSMISSDVLQVQASLFAAGCFCELAGDFVPVVLEMLVNMVTSSETLLTIRLAGTRVFAKMGPSYSVASRAYKTGLKLLDSLEEDLVVTMLVSLTKLASKSTLLLLEQVDLLLPFLSQEKDLLFQATALRCLHFIFMRGVVYSSVSAHGIKTFSRIVDEADLPLSMQCEALQILHKMLLYRLHNLPQDNMLELSPLLTIIENSAESSIMSKSLLAIHVQADLSMKLSRRAEMESGGNSFSPLLTRTISIIIDRVILLVKPLLVLCQAGAGVLQEVQSLLSLLLSLVREHPDLGVSVLDKVRLFIEYLVDVHEGNIVIRQESLSVPEVFDFKGENVGISLKLAYYVHKFSVSCVEIMNEAGAITTQLVDKVKLLVQSVHRCGLFHWYVLIMYSILLHSHSMWSYVVHNKKESCNPDSNLNCSLCRELVEREFFTLDCAKKLLTERDNWSAYKAGTFAACQGAWITAAFVFEQLTSKVQSGSCSCWLKSLTQFAQTESKFQFYPITQWGFSLADRSKMNEFPVMFFQDFSDELGQGAVENIRDPNYTEMLRQAHHGLCSSRKTLESIVTSDKSFCFQRWFLAIRMELLGTMADVVKVLGATPLSEDSISNSRKGEKKDEYLNSLRQITQSSFRLNRLVQEYDLISMSFIGMDSRSSKIISTLALSCLLLAFATGFAISISDQLANEILMPCDSENSKHYLQGMLVRNLIRRLWHLDQDTISHLCLVLGVGVQPNDNFHQSRSQRLNISGEERDILDVCNYIVAGIVALKEEANRKKNEEILSQVTKDGFQLLLNTITKWMRIPFQVPTYFFKIRPCIGSELFVFNADTRNSNQLSVLPGFNLSLNLCLQLRNLPPDLPFIVTRSYCVLYSSMSFQECKEKGETKGQFLWENGPLDTDNLIQMNEKLFHHVTECTKKTSNSKRGREKDIDSDEIITGFVCFDLIDARKGFSNCLLDVSHFPVGSYRIKWQSCCIDSQGSYWSLLPLNTGPVFTVQKPTAV; this comes from the exons ATGGAGAGGATTTCTGCAGCTTGTGCTATGGAATGGAGCATTGAGCTTGAGAAGGCCCTTCGCTCTAAAAAACCTG GACAAGCTATTGAGGGCATACAACGAATTGGCAAAAGAATTCAGGAGTGGAGTAAAGAACCCAAACCAACTATGGCAGTTTATAACATGTTTGGGTTAGTTACAGGAGAGGATACGCTCTTTGCCAATACAATTCTATTACGGCTTGCTGATGCATTCAGGTTTGGTGACAGAGAAACAAGGGTTTCTATAGTAAAGGTTTTCTTGTTGGAGCTCAAGAGCCGtgataataagaaaatgaaaggtaGACAGTATAGAGGGATTTTGTCAAAGGACAGGGTGCAAAATCATGTGGAACTTCTGAAAAGagttaaaatagtttttgataCCGGAGATGTTGATTCAAAGGCCTTGGCATTGGCTCTCTTTGGCTGTTGGGCTCCTTTTGCAAAAGACAGCGCTCATATACGATACCTCATACTTTCCAGTATGATCTCCTCTGATGTTTTGCAG GTACAGGCGTCATTATTTGCTGCAGGTTGCTTTTGTGAGTTGGCAGGTGACTTTGTCCCTGTTGTCTTAGAGATGTTGGTTAATATGGTCACTTCATCTGAAACATTGTTGACCATAAGATTAGCTGGAACACGAGTTTTTGCTAAAATGGGGCCCTCATATTCTGTTGCAAGTAGAGCCTACAAG ACAGGCCTAAAGTTGTTAGACTCTTTGGAAGAAGACCTTGTGGTTACAATGCTGGTTTCTCTCACAAAACTTGCATCAAAATCAACCCTTCTATTATTGGAACAG GTGGATTTGCTTTTACCGTTCCTTAGCCAAGAGAAAGATTTGCTATTTCAAGCAACAGCTTTAAGATGCCTTCACTTCATATTTATGAGAGGAGTTGTTTACTCTTCTGTCAGTGCACATGGAATCAAAACATTTTCCAGAATTGTAGACGAAGCTGACCTTCCATTATCCATGCAATGCGAAGCTTTACAAATTCTGCATAAG ATGCTTTTATATAGACTACATAATCTACCTCAAGACAACATGCTTGAATTATCTCCTCTTTTGACTATCATTGAGAATTCAGCCGAGTCTTCTATTATGTCAAAGAGCCTTCTAGCCATACATGTTCAAGCAGATTTATCAATGAAGCTCAGCAGAAGAGCTGAAATGGAATCTGGTGGGAATTCTTTCTCTCCTCTGCTAACACGAACCATCTCCATAATTATTGATCGGGTTATTTTGCTGGTGAAGCCATTGTTAGTTCTCTGCCAGGCTGGTGCAGGAGTCCTTCAGGAAGTTCAAAGCCTGCTcagtcttttactttctttgGTTAGAGAACATCCAGATCTGGGTGTCTCTGTACTGGATAAAGTTAGGTTATTTATTGAGTATCTTGTGGATGTACATGAAGGCAACATAGTTATAAGGCAAGAAAGTTTATCAGTTCCAGAGGTTTTTGACTTTAAAGGAGAAAATGTGGGCATTAGTTTGAAGCTGGCATATTATGTCCATAAATTTTCTGTTAGTTGCGTTGAAATTATGAATGAAGCTGGTGCCATCACCACCCAATTAGTTGACAAAGTAAAGCTTTTAGTTCAGTCTGTGCATCGCTGCGGTTTATTTCATTGGTATGTACTTATAATGTACTCCATACTGCTGCACTCTCATTCCATGTGGAGTTATGTAGTTCATAACAAGAAGGAAAGTTGCAATCCTGATAGCAACTTGAATTGTTCACTTTGTAGAGAGTTGGTTGAGCGTGAATTTTTCACCCTTGATTGTGCAAAAAAACTGCTGACAGAGAGGGATAACTGGTCTGCTTATAAAGCTGGGACATTTGCAGCATGTCAGGGAGCATGGATCACAGCTGCATTTGTATTTGAGCAACTAACAAGTAAGGTTCAGTCTGGATCCTGCTCTTGCTGGCTAAAATCATTAACTCAATTTGCTCAAACTGAGAGTAAATTCCAGTTCTATCCCATAACACAATGGGGTTTCAGTTTGGCAGATCGGTCAAAGATGAATGAATTTCCAGTTATGTTTTTCCAGGACTTTTCTGATGAACTTGGTCAAGGTGCTGTTGAGAATATCCGTGACCCTAATTATACTGAAATGCTTCGTCAGGCTCATCATGGACTTTGTTCTTCAAGGAAAACATTAGAATCCATTGTCACATCCGATAAATCATTCTGTTTCCAGAGATGGTTTTTAGCTATAAGGATGGAACTTCTAGGAACTATGGCGGATGTTGTTAAAGTCTTGGGTGCCACCCCACTTAGTGAGGACAGTATTAGCAACAGTAGAAAGGGTGAGAAAAAAGATGAGTATCTCAACTCTTTGCGACAAATTACTCAATCATCTTTCCGGTTGAACAGGCTGGTGCAGGAATATGATTTAATTTCCATGTCTTTCATTGGAATGGACAGCAGAAGTTCAAAGATCATTTCTACACTTGCATTAAGTTGTTTGCTGTTGGCTTTTGCTACTGGATTTGCTATTTCAATTTCAGACCAGCTTGCGAATGAAATTTTAATGCCTTGTGATTCGGAAAACTCCAAGCACTATTTACAAGGAATGCTGGTGCGAAATTTAATTAGGCGGTTATGGCACTTGGACCAAGATACAATTTCACATCTGTGCTTGGTTTTAGGTGTTGGTGTACAGCCTAATGATAATTTTCACCAATCTAGAAGTCAAAGATTGAACATTAGTGGTGAAGAAAGAGATATTCTTGATGTTTGCAATTATATTGTTGCTGGCATTGTTGCATTAAAAGAAGAggcaaatagaaagaaaaatgaggagATTCTCTCCCAAGTTACCAAGGATGGTTTCCAACTTCTCTTGAACACTATCACGAAGTGGATGCGCATCCCTTTTCAAGTGCCaacatatttctttaaaataag GCCTTGCATTGGGTCAGAGCTCTTTGTCTTCAATGCAGATACCAGAAACTCGAATCAGTTGTCTGTCTTGCCAGGCTTCAACTTATCGCTGAATCTTTGTCTTCAATTAAGAAATCTGCCGCCAGATCTTCCATTCATAGTCACCAGGTCTTATTGTGTCCTTTATTCTAGTATGTCTTTTCAAGAGTGCAAGGAAAAAGGAGAAACCAAGGGGCAATTTCTGTGGGAAAATGGACCTTTGGACACTGACAACTTGAttcaaatgaatgaaaaattgttTCATCATGTAACAGAGTGTACAAAGAAGACTAGTAACAGTAAACGTGGCAGGGAAAAAGACATTGATTCTGATGAGATTATTACTGGATTTGTGTGTTTTGATCTAATCGATGCAAGGAAAGGGTTTTCAAATTGCCTTCTTGATGTTTCTCATTTTCCAGTAGGATCTTATAGAATCAAATGGCAGAGCTGTTGTATTGACAGTCAAGGTTCCTATTGGAGCCTCCTTCCATTAAATACAGGACCAGTGTTTACAGTACAGAAGCCCACTGCTGTATAA
- the LOC112325008 gene encoding uncharacterized protein LOC112325008 produces MVREVDGQISRPNHVPYEKYRELLEETSSLKMQALHREEEIQTLKGMLAQKDKETVRLKDQLLLRDKTISKLRALVEFAWTEFDSAKKRNINPKASAIEEHEKETIQEINGTASIVNEIGITNQDGDTPTSAHVSSIKGESPSLLSTFNGPQPPPAEAKIPREAPNPLTKEAKQDDKPFASAPIFYVGPILSVSNSKGHSLPPPPPRPPPPPSRMEANIVGATPTPVREFHIAPCPPPPRPSPPPPPMEANIVGATPTPVRVFRVAPVRRMEANITGATQTPVRIHRPNNTETNPSSSTIRVAHQDGKPHVSAPIPSVVKP; encoded by the exons ATGGTAAGA GAGGTTGATGGGCAAATAAGTAGACCTAACCATGTTCCTTACGAGAAGTACCGAGAACTTTTGGAAGAAACGAGTTCCCTAAAGATGCAAGCACTTCATAGAGAAGAGGAAATACAGACCCTTAAGGGCATGTTAGCTCAAAAGGACAAGGAAACGGTTCGCCTTAAAGACCAGCTGCTTCTGAGAGATAAAACTATTAGTAAGCTAAGGGCTTTGGTTGAGTTTGCTTGGACAGAATTCGACAGtgctaagaaaagaaatataaatccTAAAGCTTCTGCTATCGAGGAACATGAAAAGGAGACTATACAGGAGATCAATGGGACAGCTTCAATTGTCAATGAAATTGGAATCACAAACCAAGATGGAGACACACCCACCTCGGCCCATGTTTCTTCCATTAAAGGGGAATCTCCTTCCCTTCTCTCAACATTCAATGGCCCTCAACCCCCTCCAGCAGAAGCGAAAATCCCAAGGGAAGCTCCTAACCCATTGACAAAAGAAGCAAAACAAGATGACAAACCCTTTGCCTCGGCACCTATATTCTACGTTGGACCTATTCTCTCAGTTTCCAACTCTAAAGGCCATTCACtccctccacctccaccacgtCCACCCCCTCCACCTTCACGTATGGAAGCAAACATCGTAGGAGCAACTCCGACCCCTGTTCGTGAATTTCATATCGCACCATGTCCACCTCCTCCACGTCCatcacctccacctccacctatGGAAGCAAACATCGTAGGAGCAACTCCGACCCCTGTTCGTGTATTTAGAGTCGCTCCAGTCCGACGGATGGAAGCGAACATCACAGGAGCAACTCAAACCCCTGTTCGTATACATCGTCCGAACAACACAGAAACAAACCCAAGCTCATCGACGATTAGAGTAGCCCATCAAGATGGAAAACCCCATGTCTCAGCTCCCATACCTTCTGTTGTTAAACCTTAA